TTTGCTTCATCACTAAAAATCATCGTACTACCGTCTACTACAACTCCTGGTTTTTGCACTTCTGCAATCCACTCTTTCAGCACCTCTTCATTAGCCATCATTTCCTTAAGCTGTTCTCCTGTAATGACATTACTCTCAGATTCAGATAATGTAGGCTGCGCAAACAAAGACAAGCTTGCAAGGCACAAAGTAAAAACGATAAAAAGACTTTTATTTTTTATTAATACTCGCATAATCACGCTCTTTTGTTGTATTTAATTTTTTAGAAATGCGTTGAAGTTTCAGCTCTAACGATTCTATAGTTTTGTCTAATTCTTGTTGTTGTGTCTCAATAGCATTTACATCCTTTATCCAGCCATTTGTATACAGTCCCATTACAATTTTAACCAGCTTAGGACCTTCATTGGCATTGGTTTCCCAAGATCTTCCAACCATCATCTGGTAGTCTGTTGGCTGCATGTTTTCTTCGGAAATCGCTCTTCCGTAACCAGCGATCTGTGTATCGGCAATAATAAAATCACCTTGCTGAACCGGACCTATAACCTTCACTGGCACCTGACCTAAAAAAGCTACCGGATTTCCTTTATATTTATCCTTTTCAACTGGATTATTCCCCAACACAATAGGTTTGTGAGAAACCACTAAAAGCTGTTCAAAGTTGTTCAAATCTTTAGATATCTTTCCACCCCTAATTGCTACAATATCTCCTGCGGTAATATACTCTGAAAGGTTTTCACGAGGTAACCATTCTGCATAATCACCATGACCCGATTCGTATGAAACTCCAATCTTATTAAAGGTATCTATAAGGTTAGACATTTCAACACCACCAGTCACTAGACCATCTACCAAATCTGCACCCACAAATCCAGCTACCACATTAATGGCATATACAGGATCTAAAATGGTATTTCCTAAAAAGTCTAGTGTAGACTGAGCCACAACAGCTCCCGTTTGGCGATCTCCTTGATCTTGAAACGACATAAATACATTTTCTTTACTCATAGAATTAGAAACTAGACCAAACGAAACATTAGGTATAGACAACACAGCATCTCCAGGTCCAATCTCAGGTATTGCTTGCGGAAAAGCAGGTACAATATTGTTTATAGCAGGTACCAGCGTAGTTCGTGGCACTACAATGGCCGGAATATAAATTCTTGGTAATTCAGGTACACAAAATTCTATAGGAGGAATACAAATTGTACAATTAAAGAATGTACAAGGATTAAAGCAGTATTGTCCTGAACATATTTGTCCTGATCCTGAATAAATAGTTACCTCTGGAAAAATGGTAGTTCTAGGAACAGCCAATTCGGGTGTGTTAACTGGCAGGCCTAATCTGTTATTTATTTCTCCAATGATGCTGTTACCAATACTTCCAAATTGCCCTGCTGCCATGTTTGCAGGAATCAATGCAAAGATATCATTCACATCGATACTGGTTCCAGATGGAGATGTGCCCGAAAGTAAATTCCCTACCGCAGTAAGCTGTGATTGATACAAACTAAGGTAAGGGTTATTAACTTGTAGATAATCTGATGGATTATTTGAACCTGGCGCACCGTTATAGGCTCCGTGTGTTCTTCCTAACTTTATTAAAATACCATCGCCACTATCGGCGCCAGATGTTCCTGTATTCGTATTTTCAAAAGTAGAAACAGCTCCAACCTGATCATCACTTATGGTTAGTTTTGTAGTGAAAATGTTGGGCATATTTGCCGCTTGTGTTACCGTTAGATCATTCTGTATTAAAGTAATTCCAGAAATTGTAGCAGTGTTATTTATTTGGGTGGCGCCTGCTACTGTAAGCAATCCGCTAAAATTTGTTGGCGCTGTATTGGTGACATTCAACGTATTGCCAAAAGTACTACCACCAGATACGTCTAAAGATCCTGTGAGTGTTGTTGCGGCGCCGTTATTTACGCGAAATGTACTATTAAAGGTATTATTGGTTCCATACGTTTCAAGTTCGCCACTTAAGGCAGTTGCGCTACCATTTGCAACGGTTAAATCATCTCCTAGTGTCGCGCCAGAGTCCGCATATAAAGTTCCGCTAAGATTCGTAGAGCTACCTCCAGTTACATTTAAATTATCATTTATATTGGTGATACCATCTACTGTTAATGTACCATTTAGCGAAGAAGCACTTCCATTTGCAACGGTTAGAGTATTTTGCAAAAGTGCTGCCCCATCTACCGTGTTGGTTCCAGAAAGCATCGTATTTGCTCCATTCAGTACGCTAAGACCATCTTCCAGTGTTGTAGCTCCATCGACGTTTAGGGTGCTGTTTAATTTTACTGCTTCATTCACCGTTAAGGTGCCTGATAGGTTGGTTGGACTTCCGTTATTCACAAATAAATCGTTATTCAGATTGGTCACTCCATTAATGGTAACGTCACTATTAAAAGTTGCATCGCCTCCCACCGTAAGATCGCCAGACAAATCTGTTGGCGCCGCATTATGTACAGTCAAGCTATTATTGAAGTTGGTTTCTAAACCTACCGTTAAGGTTCCCGATAATTGCGTCGGGTTTTGACCATTCACATTAAGGTTTCCATCTAAATTAGACTTTCCCAGTACTATTAATGTATTCTCAATTCGAGTAGGGCCTTCTGTTGTTAAAGTGCCCGTCATAGCGGTTGGCGCCTGATTATTCACTTGTACGGTGTTGTTTAAGTTTGTAATTCCATTTACCGTTAGATCTTGTTCTAATGTAGTGGCTCCTTGAACGAGCATATCTCCAGAAACATCAACATTACTACCGTTATTCACATTTACATCGCTTAGAATATTCGTTTCTCCGTCTACCTTTAAAGATCCTGTAAGTACGGTTGGGCTAGCATTTTCAACATTTAGACCATTGTTTAGATTTGTGTTTTCTTCTACATCGAGTGCTGCTTTTAGGCGAGTTCGTCTTCTTACCACTAACGAATCTTTTAATAGTGTTTCTTTTGCTACGGAAAGCGTCCCTCTTAACCCTGTTGGCGACTGATTGGCAACGGTAAGTGAGTCGTTAAGAATAGTTTGTCCGTCGACCGAAAGTAGACCACTTAGTTTTGTTTCGGTTTGGTTATTTACAGCTAGATCATCATTGAGATTGGTCTTTCCATCTACTTCAAGATTTCCATCAAAAGTTACATTACCTGCTACTTGCAGTTCTTTTGTAGCAATTAGATCTCTATGAAAAGCATATGGTACATATAATAATTCCTTTTCTTCCTGAAATTTGAAGCCGTTACCTAGGTTTACTTCTACCTTAAGTTGTTTTGCAGTACCGTCCCAAACAATGGTGTGAAAGTTTCCGAAGTCAACCTCTCCACGACCAATAATAAGATGAATCATCCCAAAGGCGTCTGTTCTCGTTCCTTGCGTTTCTCTGTATTGTGCGTTACCTGCTTCATTGATAATGGTGAAACGAACTGTAACATCTTGTTTGTTTAAAACATTACCTGAAATATCTACTCCAGGCACTTCCTGAATATCAGGATCAATAATTACCGCTTGGTAACTCAAGCCATCTGTTTGAGCAATGCTATAAAAACTTACCAAGAATACTATAAAAGCTAACTTTTTCATATCTGGCTTAGTTTTTTTGAGATGAATATAGCACGTCGTCTGCTTTTTGATCTAAAAGTTCGACTTGTTTTTCTAGTGCTTTGTATTTAACTTCATAGTGCTGTTGCTTCTCCTTGAGCTTTGTTATAATCGATGCCCAATCCCCATTATGAACACCCACAACAGTATTAATCATTTTAGGGCCTTCTAGCAGATTTTCGTCCCATGAACGACCCACTGCAAATTTGAAATCGTTTGCCGTCATGTCTTTTTGAGAGATAGCAACCCCATACCCTTTAATTGAAGTACTTGCAACAATGAAGTCTCCCGTTCTTACAGGGCCTAATACTTTCACAGGCACTTGCCCCATAAATGCAACATTATTCCCAATATGTGTTTTGTTTTTATCGGGTGCATTTCCAAGGATAATTGGTCTATGAGACACCACCATGATTTGCTCTGCATTGGTAATGTCTTTGGTAATTTTTCCACCTTTAACACCTACAATGTCTCCCGCTGTAATGTATTCCGAAAAATTCTCTCGTTGCAACCATTCTGCATAATCTCCATTTCCAGAAGCATATTCAACACCAATTTTATTATATAGGTCTACAATGTTTGAAATTTCAGCAATACCCGTTGCTATACCATCTGCCACATCTACTCCTACAAAACCTGCGGCTACGTTAAGAACATAAACTGGATCTAGAATTGTATTATTTGCGAAGTCTTCGGTAGATTGTGCGCGTATAGCACCCACCCAGCGTCCATCTTTATCTTGAAAGGTCACATACTCATTTTCTTTGGTAAGCGATTCTGGAACAACACCAACATTAGTTGTTGGAATATCGATTGTTAAACCAGTGAGCGGAATATTCGGAATTTCTGGAACTAGCGTAAATTCTGGTATAATTGGTATTTGCGGCAATACTATTCTTGGAATAGTTACTCCAGGTATTTCTAAACCAATAACTGGAACGGTAACGGTTGGAGTAATCACTGTTCGAGGTAAGAGCTCTGTTTGCGGCACAGTAACTGCTGGAAATCTAACAGGTAAGATATCGGTACTCGTACCAGGTATATCTACTGAATTTATATAGTCTATAATTCCATTTCCTATTCCCGCAATAGAACCTGCAAAGAACGACGCTGGCACCAAGTCTAAAACCTCTTGAGGCGTTAGCGATGTTCCACCAGGCGCGGTGGTAGTAAGTTTATTAGTTAAGGTGGTTAGGGTGCTAGATAGAGATCCTACTGCCGCTATCGGACTCAACTCTAGAAATCCATCGCTATTTGTTAAAGGAAATACTTGATTTGGAACGCCTGTATATGCTCCATGATTTCGGCCAAGTTTAATGATAATTCCGTCACCATTACCATTATTCGTATTCTGAAAAGTAGCGAGATAATTCGGGTTGTCTGCAACAACGTTAATTCCGTTGGTATTAATTGAGCCTAACGATGCTATTCCAGTAACGGTTAAATCGTTATTAATCTGTGTTGCTCCTGTAACGGTTAGCGTATTGTTTAGATTTGTTGCACCATCTACTGTAAGGGATCCTGACAAACCTGTTGCCGAACCATTTGTAACATCGAGTGAATTTGCCAAAGTGGTTGCCCCAGTTACATCTAAAACTCCCGTGAGTGTTGTAGCACTACCATTTAACACCTCAACCACATTGTTAAAAAAAGCACCTTCATCTACAGAGAGTGTTCCAGTTAGCACTGTTCCGCTTCCATTAATAACTTTTAATCCGTTGTTTAGCGTACTAACTCCATCTACTTCTAATGTTCCTGACAAATTTGTATTACCAGAATTAGTTACATTAAGATCATTATTTAAATCGGTAACCCCATCTACATTTAAAGTTCCCGTAAGATTTGTAGCGCTGGCATTTGTTACATCTAACGTATTATTTAATACAGTTGCTCCAGTTACGGTAAGATCACCTGTTAGTGAAGTAGCACTTCCATTTAAAACATCTAATGTGCTTTGTAAGGTAGTCTGTTCGGCTACGTTAAGGGCGTTGTCGAGTTGTGTAGCTTGTAAAACATCTAGTGTACCAGATAGATTGGTAGCGGCTCCATTGTTTACATTAAGTGCGTTGTTAAGATTGGTAACCCCTTCTATGGTTACGTCATTACCAAAACCAATAAGAC
This Rasiella rasia DNA region includes the following protein-coding sequences:
- a CDS encoding autotransporter outer membrane beta-barrel domain-containing protein, whose amino-acid sequence is MKKLAFIVFLVSFYSIAQTDGLSYQAVIIDPDIQEVPGVDISGNVLNKQDVTVRFTIINEAGNAQYRETQGTRTDAFGMIHLIIGRGEVDFGNFHTIVWDGTAKQLKVEVNLGNGFKFQEEKELLYVPYAFHRDLIATKELQVAGNVTFDGNLEVDGKTNLNDDLAVNNQTETKLSGLLSVDGQTILNDSLTVANQSPTGLRGTLSVAKETLLKDSLVVRRRTRLKAALDVEENTNLNNGLNVENASPTVLTGSLKVDGETNILSDVNVNNGSNVDVSGDMLVQGATTLEQDLTVNGITNLNNTVQVNNQAPTAMTGTLTTEGPTRIENTLIVLGKSNLDGNLNVNGQNPTQLSGTLTVGLETNFNNSLTVHNAAPTDLSGDLTVGGDATFNSDVTINGVTNLNNDLFVNNGSPTNLSGTLTVNEAVKLNSTLNVDGATTLEDGLSVLNGANTMLSGTNTVDGAALLQNTLTVANGSASSLNGTLTVDGITNINDNLNVTGGSSTNLSGTLYADSGATLGDDLTVANGSATALSGELETYGTNNTFNSTFRVNNGAATTLTGSLDVSGGSTFGNTLNVTNTAPTNFSGLLTVAGATQINNTATISGITLIQNDLTVTQAANMPNIFTTKLTISDDQVGAVSTFENTNTGTSGADSGDGILIKLGRTHGAYNGAPGSNNPSDYLQVNNPYLSLYQSQLTAVGNLLSGTSPSGTSIDVNDIFALIPANMAAGQFGSIGNSIIGEINNRLGLPVNTPELAVPRTTIFPEVTIYSGSGQICSGQYCFNPCTFFNCTICIPPIEFCVPELPRIYIPAIVVPRTTLVPAINNIVPAFPQAIPEIGPGDAVLSIPNVSFGLVSNSMSKENVFMSFQDQGDRQTGAVVAQSTLDFLGNTILDPVYAINVVAGFVGADLVDGLVTGGVEMSNLIDTFNKIGVSYESGHGDYAEWLPRENLSEYITAGDIVAIRGGKISKDLNNFEQLLVVSHKPIVLGNNPVEKDKYKGNPVAFLGQVPVKVIGPVQQGDFIIADTQIAGYGRAISEENMQPTDYQMMVGRSWETNANEGPKLVKIVMGLYTNGWIKDVNAIETQQQELDKTIESLELKLQRISKKLNTTKERDYASINKK
- a CDS encoding beta strand repeat-containing protein → MKKLLHFCIVLLLSITAAAQTDGLSYQAIIIDPNPQELPGVDATNNILVNAQVAFRFTIIDANGAVEYQEIQDTTTNGYGMVNLTIGQGTPQTGLFTEIFWNGTKKDLQVEINLDGNFSELSYQRLLFVPYALHRDIIATGFLDVAGNVSFGSNLTVDGTTNLNNTLSVNNASQTLLSGSLTVDGVTRLNNALSVTNDSPTTLTGNLLVFGATNLLDILEVEGNTLLRRELKVDGKTTLFDSLDVNNLSPTQLTGTLRVDGITDFESDVNINQGGDLNVSGSLNIEGATTFDGDLTVNGVTNLNSDLNVNNASPTNLSGTLVVDGATQFQDTFQVLGTTNLESSLDVNNQGETNLSGTLEVQQETNLNNSLNVNNGSPTVLSGTLNVDGLIGFGNDVTIEGVTNLNNALNVNNGAATNLSGTLDVLQATQLDNALNVAEQTTLQSTLDVLNGSATSLTGDLTVTGATVLNNTLDVTNASATNLTGTLNVDGVTDLNNDLNVTNSGNTNLSGTLEVDGVSTLNNGLKVINGSGTVLTGTLSVDEGAFFNNVVEVLNGSATTLTGVLDVTGATTLANSLDVTNGSATGLSGSLTVDGATNLNNTLTVTGATQINNDLTVTGIASLGSINTNGINVVADNPNYLATFQNTNNGNGDGIIIKLGRNHGAYTGVPNQVFPLTNSDGFLELSPIAAVGSLSSTLTTLTNKLTTTAPGGTSLTPQEVLDLVPASFFAGSIAGIGNGIIDYINSVDIPGTSTDILPVRFPAVTVPQTELLPRTVITPTVTVPVIGLEIPGVTIPRIVLPQIPIIPEFTLVPEIPNIPLTGLTIDIPTTNVGVVPESLTKENEYVTFQDKDGRWVGAIRAQSTEDFANNTILDPVYVLNVAAGFVGVDVADGIATGIAEISNIVDLYNKIGVEYASGNGDYAEWLQRENFSEYITAGDIVGVKGGKITKDITNAEQIMVVSHRPIILGNAPDKNKTHIGNNVAFMGQVPVKVLGPVRTGDFIVASTSIKGYGVAISQKDMTANDFKFAVGRSWDENLLEGPKMINTVVGVHNGDWASIITKLKEKQQHYEVKYKALEKQVELLDQKADDVLYSSQKN